The Chitinophagaceae bacterium genomic sequence AAAAGAAAGTAGTAAATATGAATTTGCGAACCCGCATCCTACGAGATATTTTTTTAACCCTTCTGCCATTCCTTTAAAGAAAAGACACGGGTATTTTCAAAACACATATTTCATATTTAATAACGCTCAGTATGGATTAACGGATAATTTTTCTATAGGTGGGGGATTCGCTATTCCTTTTTTCATTTATATTACCCCCAAAGTTGGTTTTCGTATAACAGATAAGTTTTATTTAGGAGGAGGTGCCCTTCTTGGTACTTTTAATCTCACATACAGTATAAATAGAGGTAATGTATTTGGGATATTCTATGGAACTGCTACTTATGGCAATAAAGAAAATAATATAAGTATAAACCTCGGATGGGCAGGAAATAATTTTAATAGTAGTTCTTGGGAGTGGGGAGATTATCCTATTATGTCTCTTTCGGGAATGAAGCGTGTGAATACAAGAATTGCCTTGGTGACAGAAAATTGGTTTTTTAATACTTCATCATCATTGGGATCTATTATTTTTTCGTTCGGAGTAAGGATTTTGTGGGAGAAGCATTCCATAGATGCTTTAGCTATTTCACCAACCTTATTGAGCAACCCGATAGTTTTGCCCGGTCTGAGCTATGTATTTAAATTTGAATAATACTTTCGCATATTTTTTACATAACAATACAGAAAACTTACATGCACCTTTTTAAGAATATAGTTTTTTATTTGATTTGTGGAGGTTGTTGCTGCCCTGTATATGGTCAGTTTGTATCTGATAAAAAAAGCGAAGATGTGGATACTTCTTATTATTACGTTGTTCTAAAAAATAAAACTACTCTCTTGGGAAAAAAAGGGAGCTTATCCTCCGAATACCTCGCTTTTGAGGATATTTTTTTAGGAAAAATGCAAGTAAACACAAAAAATATAGAAGATATAGAAAAGGTTACCCAAGAACATCTTTTTTCTATACAAACAAAAAATAATACTTCTTTTGTTACAGGGCATATAGTAAATATAAATAAGTCCTCCATACAAATGGAAGTACTCCACATGGGAATAGTAGAGGTGCCTTTTCAAAAAATACAATCCATTGCCATTACCCAGCAAGAAAGTAGTAAATATAGGTTTACTAATCCTCATCCTACGAGGTATGCGGTGACCCATTCTGCTATTCCTTTGAAGAAAAAAGAAGCATATTTTCAAAATTTTCTTGTTTTATTTAATGGGTTTCAGTATGGGGTAACAGATAATTTCTCTATAGGTGGAGGATCCTTTGTTCCTTTTGTTCTTTTTATGAATCCAAGATTTGGATTTCGTGTAGCAGATAATGTTTACTTAGGAGGCGGTGCTTTTTTGGGAACTTCTACAATTTTTCATGCGTTTTTTGGAGTCATCTATGGAACTGCCACTTATGGCAATAAAGAAAATAACATCAGTGTCAATGTTGGATGGGGCGGAACTAATATGTTTAGTAATGCTGGTTCTTGGGAATGGTTGGATTCTCCCATTATAACCATTTCAGCAATGAAACGCTTGAGTACAAGATTTGCTATAGTGACGGAACATGCGTTTTTTAATGATTCTGACAGATTGAGATACAGGACTTTTTCTTTAGGAGGGAGGGCTATATGGGTGAGACATTCCTTAGAACTTTCAGGTATTATTCCATTCGTAGGCAATTCAATACTGTTGCCATGTGTGGGCTATGTATTTAAGTTTTAATAATGTGAGGTATCTACTCTGCTTTTTAATGAGCATTATCTGACAGGATATAATCTACTGCTTCGTATAAATCATTTGCAACATAATCGGGAAGAACTTTATATTTTCCATCTTTTCCTCCCATTCCTGTTCTTACAAGTATAGTTTTAAGTCCTGCATTTTTTCCCGTCATAATATCTGTAGTAGTATCCCCAATAATATAAGAAGTACTGTGGTTTATATGAAATTCTTTTGCTGCTTTTTTTATCATTCCGATATTGGGTTTTCGGCAATCACATTCTTTTTTTAACTCTTTTACCTCCCCTTCAAATCCTCCATCGGGATGATGCGGACAATAGTATATGGCATCTACGTATGCCCTTTTATTGCCAAGCTCCGTTTCCATTTTTTTATGAATTTCTCCTAATTCTTGAACAGAAAGCCACCCTTTTGCTACTACAGGCTGATTTGTCACCACTATAGCAAGGAATTCTGATTTATTGATACGGGAAATTGCCTCCCAAACAGAAGGAATAAGTTCAAATTCCTCTATGTTTCTTAGATTATTCTTTTCAAAATTTATAACCCCATCTCTATCTATAAAAATACAAGAACGTTGATTTTGTTTATGGAGCCGTTCTATCAATCCACTTCTATATGCCTTTTCCACTTTTTCTAATCTTTCGGGAGTGCCTATGTCTTTCATATATTCAGCACTGCGGTATGCTCTTATTCTGTAAGTTCCATCTGCTATGACACGAGGAAAAATATCTTTCCCAAAATCCGCAAAGGTATTTACTTCTAAAAAAGAGAATATCTGCGGACTTACTATATACAATGCAGCACTTACATTGTTATTATAAAAAAAATGCTCCTGATGAGGTTTAGAAAAAAAATACCGAACATACTGTTTTTCATCCACATCTACCAAATCACTATCATAAGGATGGTCATTAGGATGAACCACAATGGAAGCAATAGTAGTACCATCCTCCGCATCAAACCCAATAAACGCCGATACATCTATATGCAGCATAATATCCCCATAGAGAAGTAAAAATCTTTCTGTGAGCTTTTCTTGAATTGCTTTTAAACTCCCCGCTGTGCCTAAAGGGATTTCTTCTTGTATATGCTCAATCTTTACTCCCCATTTTGAGCCATCTTGAAAGTA encodes the following:
- a CDS encoding HAD-IIIA family hydrolase; translation: MKAVILCGGKGTRLGLTTIPKPMVSIGGKPLLEHQIDLLKRYNITDIIFLSGHLGEVIENYFQDGSKWGVKIEHIQEEIPLGTAGSLKAIQEKLTERFLLLYGDIMLHIDVSAFIGFDAEDGTTIASIVVHPNDHPYDSDLVDVDEKQYVRYFFSKPHQEHFFYNNNVSAALYIVSPQIFSFLEVNTFADFGKDIFPRVIADGTYRIRAYRSAEYMKDIGTPERLEKVEKAYRSGLIERLHKQNQRSCIFIDRDGVINFEKNNLRNIEEFELIPSVWEAISRINKSEFLAIVVTNQPVVAKGWLSVQELGEIHKKMETELGNKRAYVDAIYYCPHHPDGGFEGEVKELKKECDCRKPNIGMIKKAAKEFHINHSTSYIIGDTTTDIMTGKNAGLKTILVRTGMGGKDGKYKVLPDYVANDLYEAVDYILSDNAH